One Saccharopolyspora erythraea NRRL 2338 genomic region harbors:
- a CDS encoding HesB/IscA family protein, which yields MTAQDTTIDTEAPAHGVTLTDSAAKKAKALLEQEGRDDMHLRIAVQPGGCAGLRYQLFFDERTLDGDARRDFEGLGVVVDRMSAPYVEGATIDFVDTIEKQGFTIDNPNAGGSCACGDSFH from the coding sequence ATGACCGCCCAGGACACCACGATCGACACCGAGGCACCCGCCCACGGGGTCACCCTGACCGACTCGGCGGCCAAGAAGGCCAAGGCCCTGCTCGAGCAGGAGGGCCGTGACGACATGCACCTGCGCATCGCCGTCCAGCCCGGTGGTTGCGCGGGCCTGCGCTACCAGCTCTTCTTCGACGAGCGCACCCTCGACGGTGACGCCCGGCGCGACTTCGAGGGCCTCGGCGTGGTCGTCGACCGGATGAGCGCTCCCTACGTCGAGGGCGCGACCATCGACTTCGTCGACACCATCGAGAAGCAGGGCTTCACGATCGACAACCCGAACGCGGGCGGCTCCTGCGCCTGCGGCGACTCCTTCCACTGA